From Daucus carota subsp. sativus chromosome 6, DH1 v3.0, whole genome shotgun sequence, the proteins below share one genomic window:
- the LOC108225565 gene encoding protein NUCLEAR FUSION DEFECTIVE 4: MGVLKVGSRPPWVGLGAAVWVQIAAGSAYTFPLYSHSLKSVLGFSQQQLTMLGVANDIGENVGILPGIACNKFPSWAVLLVGVFASFCGYGVLWLAVSRTLVSVPYWVLWIALCVATNSSAWFGTAVLVTNMRNFPLSRGTVAGLLKGYIGLSAAVFTEVYSMLLNESASDLLLFMTLGIPITCLAMMYFIRACTPASEEDSSEHTHFLFTQAASVTLAVYLLTTTILKDLLYLSNSVSYILVGIMVILLMSPLAIPIKMTIFPANNKKPIHKSSSIDNLAEGDRDTTLADPLLTPSSSAANLGSYYENEDISEVDMLLAVGEGAIKKKRKPRRGEDFRFHEAVVKADFWLLWVVYFLGVGSGVTVLNNLAQIGVSLGVNDTTILLSLFSFFNFLGRLGAGVISEFFVRSKAIPRTVWMTITQVIMVVTYLLYASAISGTLYVATAFLGICYGVQFGIMIPTSSELFGLRNFGIIFNFMQLGNPIGALLFSGLLAGYVYDSEAAKQQGSSCLGPDCFRLTFLFLAGACGLGTVLSIILTVRIRPVYQMLYASGSFRLPHGAGH; encoded by the exons ATGGGAGTTCTAAAAGTGGGAAGTAGACCACCATGGGTTGGTCTTGGCGCTGCAGTTTGGGTCCAGATTGCTGCTGGAAGCGCTTATACGTTTCCTTTGTATTCTCATTCACTTAAATCAGTACTTGGGTTCAGTCAACAACAACTTACTATGCTTGGAGTAGCTAATGATATTGGTGAAAATGTGGGCATTCTTCCAGGCATTGCCTGTAACAAGTTTCCATCATGGGCTGTTTTGCTGGTGGGTGTTTTCGCTTCTTTCTGCGGCTATGGTGTTCTCTGGCTTGCTGTTAGCAGGACTCTTGTCTCAGTGCCTTATTGGGTT TTGTGGATTGCACTTTGTGTCGCCACTAATAGCAGCGCGTGGTTTGGTACAGCGGTGCTTGTTACAAACATGAGGAATTTCCCTCTGAGTAGGGGCACAGTTGCTGGACTTCTTAAAGGTTATATTGGGCTAAGTGCTGCGGTATTCACAGAGGTGTACAGTATGCTTCTTAATGAGTCAGCTTCGGATCTGTTGTTGTTTATGACCCTGGGCATTCCCATTACATGTCTAGCAATGATGTACTTTATTCGGGCATGTACTCCTGCTTCAGAAGAGGACTCATCTGAGCATACTCACTTTCTTTTCACTCAAGCAGCGAGTGTCACACTTGCTGTCTATCTTCTTACAACTACGATACTgaaagatttattatatttaagcaACTCCGTGTCCTACATTTTAGTTGGCATCATGGTTATCCTTCTCATGTCTCCTCTTGCTATCCCCATCAAAATGACCATATTTCCTGCAAACAATAAGAAGCCTATTCACAAGTCTAGTTCTATAGACAACTTGGCTGAAGGAGACAGAGATACGACCTTAGCAGATCCGTTGTTGACACCATCTTCATCAGCAGCCAATCTTGGAAGCTACTATGAGAATGAAGATATATCAGAAGTTGATATGCTTCTGGCTGTGGGGGAGGGAGCcataaagaagaaaagaaagccTAGGAGAGGAGAAGATTTTAGATTTCATGAAGCCGTTGTCAAGGCTGATTTCTGGCTTTTATGGGTAGTATACTTCCTTGGTGTTGGTTCTGGAGTAACTGTCCTAAACAATTTGGCACAGATTGGTGTTTCACTAGGTGTTAATGATACAACAATATTGTTGAGTCTCTTCAGCTTTTTCAATTTTCTGGGCCGTCTTGGAGCAGGTGTTATTTCAGAATTCTTTGTAAG ATCAAAAGCAATCCCTAGAACAGTTTGGATGACAATCACACAAGTGATAATGGTTGTAACATACCTGTTATATGCCTCGGCTATAAGTGGCACCTTATATGTTGCCACAGCATTTCTTGGGATATGCTATGGTGTTCAGTTTGGTATAATGATCCCAACATCCTCAGAGCTTTTTGGCTTAAGGAATTTTGGTATAATATTCAACTTTATGCAGTTGGGGAATCCCATTGGTGCACTTCTCTTTTCTGGTTTGCTTGCTGGGTATGTATACGACTCAGAGGCAGCAAAACAGCAAGGTTCTTCTTGCTTGGGTCCCGACTGCTTCAGGCTCACATTCTTGTTCCTGGCTGGAGCCTGTGGTCTTGGTACTGTATTGAGTATAATTCTGACAGTCAGAATCAGGCCGGTCTACCAAATGCTTTATGCTAGTGGTTCTTTTCGTCTGCCACATGGTGCTGGTCactaa